The window CAGAAGGCAAGCTTTCAAAATTTTTCTCTCCCGGGGCCCTGCTTACCACTGTTCTTATTATGTTGAGTACCTATCTGTTTGGGATATATATAGAAAACTTTTCTAAATACAATGAGTTATATGGTTTTATAGGGGCACTATTAATTTTAATGCTTTATATTTGGTTAAACTCTAACGTTTTGTTGTTGGGGTTTGAACTGAATGCTACCCTGCGTAGCCTGAAAAGAAGGTTAAATTAATCAAAAAGGAATATTCAGATGAGAAAAATATTGGTTTTATGTGTTGCTGTGCTGGGCGTGATAGGAATAAATGCGCAGACAAAGGTCGGTGATGCCACCTTGCCAAATAATATAACTATAAAAGGAAGTGAGTTAAAGTTAAATGGCGCAGGAGTTCGTGAGAAGTTGTGGATAGATTTATATGCAGGAGGCTTGTATCTTACCGGAAAATCCGATAATGCTTCACAGATCATAGCCTCCGAAGCGGCAATGTGTATCAAACTTCATATAGTGTCGGGATTGGTTACACAAGAAAAAATGATCGATGCAGTAACTGAAGGGTTTGAAAATACAACTACAGGTTTTGCGTCTAAAAATCAGATAGATAAATTTATTAGCTTCTTTAACGAAGAGATTGTTAAAGGGAATATTTTTGATATATACGCCAGGGGTGGACAGGTAACAGCTTACAAGAACGGAGAGTTATTGGGAACTGTTGAGGGGCAGGGTTTTAAAGAAGCTTTGTTTGGTATTTGGTTAAGTGAAAAACCGGCCGATAAAAAATTAAAAAAAGCCATGCTGAATTAAACTGTTACAGCATCGGATATGATAGGAAACCACCCGTAAAGGTGGTTTTTTTAATCGAAATTTTATATTTGTGGTATGTGTTTTTTTATCGATGTAATTCTTCCGATTCCAATTGAGAAACTGTTTACGTATAAGGTATCAGAAAAAGAAGCCGCATACCTTAAGCAGGGTATGCGGGTAGCGGTACCGTTTGGAAAAAAGAAAATATATACTGCATTGGTGTTTAAAGTACATAACAAAGTACCTGAATTGTATGAAGCCAAGGAGATAGACCAGATAATTGATAGTTTTCCCATAGTTTCGGAGACACAGTTAAAACATTGGTTTTGGCTGGCAGATTACTATATGTGTACCATTGGAGATGTCTTCAGGGCAGCCGTGCCTTCTGCTTTTTTATTGGAAAGCGAAACCATAATTACCAGAAATAATGATTTTTCACTATCTGAATCTGAGTTGAAAGATGATGAATGGCTGGTGTACGAAGCTTTACAGCATCAAGCTGTATTGAGTGTAGGTGAAGTTGGTGCCATTATTGGGAGAAAAAATATATTTCCCGTTTTAAAAAGCTTGTTAGATAAGCAGGTGCTCTATCTTAAAGAAGAAGTTTATGAGCAATACAAACCTAAGTTGATGAAGTATGTTAGGTTGGCTGCCAAATATTCTGAAGATGGGAAATTAGAAAACCTTTTAAATGAACTGAACAGGGCTCCGAAGCAAAAAGAGGTGATAATGAACTTGTTTGTTCTGGAAGCCGATTTGAAGAAACCGGTCAAGGTAAAAGACCTGGAACGAAAGGCCAGGGCGTCGTCAGGTGTTATTAAATCGTTGGAAAATAAAGGTGTTTTAGAGGTTTATCACCTCCAGGTAGATAGAATTCAGTTTGAAGGGAAAGAAACAGAAAGCTCTAAAACATTAAATGAATTTCAAGAAAAAGCACTTGATGATATCAAAGAAGGGTTTAGGAGTCATGATGTTGTTCTTTTGCATGGAGTTACTTCATCAGGCAAGACAGAGGTATATGTAAAACTTATTGAAGAGACTATAGCTAAAGGAAAGCAGGTTTTGTACCTGCTTCCGGAAATAGCCTTAACAACGCAATTGATCCGCAGGTTACAGAATTATTTCGGAGAAAAAGTGAGTGTGTATCATTCTAAATATTCCGTTAATGAAAGGGTGGAGGTGTGGAACCATATTTTGACCAATAATTCAAAATCCCAAATTGTTTTAGGAGCCCGTTCATCTGTTTTGCTCCCTTTTTCGGAACTGGGCCTGATCATAGTAGACGAAGAACATGAAACTTCTTTTAAGCAGTTTGATCCGGCTCCAAGGTATCATGCACGTGATGCGGCTGTGGTGCTGGCTATGATGCATGGTGCGAAAACTTTGTTAGGGTCAGCAACTCCGGGTATTGAGAGTTATTATAACGCCAGAACAGGAAAATATGCACTGGTAGAGTTAAACAGAAGGTATGGTAATGTGCTGATGCCGGATATTGAGTTAGTGGATATCAAAGAAAAGCACCGAAAGAAAAGGATGAACGGACACTTTTCAGATCGCTTGATGAAGGAGATAGAAGAAACATTGAGTGAAGGCGAACAAGTGATCCTTTTTCAAAACAGAAGGGGGTTTTCACCTATAGTGGAATGTGAAACATGTGGCCATTCTCCTCAGTGTCCGAATTGTGATGTGAGCCTAACATATCATCAGTACAGACAACAGCTGAGGTGCCACTACTGCGGATATCATATGGCCGAGCAAAAGAGTTGTCTGGCATGTGGCAGTACCGATTTAAATACTAAAGGATTTGGAACTGAACAAATAGAAGTCGAATTAAAGTCGTTGTATCCGGAAGCAAAAATAGGCCGTATGGATTCCGATACAACCAGGGGAAAATACGGGTATGAAAAAATTATCAATGCATTTGAAGGGCAGGAAATAGACATCCTGGTCGGTACCCAGATGCTGACTAAAGGGTTGGACTTTAGGAATGTTACATTGGTAGGCATAATGAATGCCGATAACTTGCTTAATCACCCTGACTTCAGGGCACATGAAAGGAGTTTTCAGTTAATTCAGCAGGTTGCCGGAAGAGCAGGCAGAACCAAAAAACGGGGAAAGGTAATTGTTCAGACCTATAATCCTTACCATCAGGTGTTGCAGCAGGCTTCGATGCACAAGTATACAGATATGTTCAGCGATCAGATAAACGAGCGGCAACAATATAAATACCCGCCGTTTTATAGGCTTATAAAACTAACGTTTAAGAATAAGGATTATCAGAAATTGCAAGAAGCAGCTTCATGGTTCGGCAACTCCCTGAAGAACAGTTTTGGTTCAAATGTGTTAGGCCCCGAACAACCACCTATAGGAAGAATACGGAACGAATATATCCTGAACGTTTTGGTAAAGATACCGCCGAAACGTTCCATAAAGGAAATAAAGGTAACAATTCAAAGAATCAAGAAAAGTTTCGAAGCCATAGCTCAATACAAGGGTGTAAAGGTTGTATTGAACGTAGATAACTATTAGTTGTTTAAAGCTTCAGACAGCTCTTGTTTTTTGTTTCTGCTCAAAGGTATTTGTTTGCCATTTACTTCTACGACTTTGCTGTTAAACTTCTCTACCTTCTCCAGGTTAACAATGTATGACTTGTGAATTCGTAAAAAACGGTCATTTGGCAGTTGCTTCTCGAAGGCCTTCATTGTAGACAGAATCACAATGTTGGCATCATCGGTTACTAGTTTGATGTAATCACCCAAAGCTTCAACCCAATGGATCTCGTTTAGAAAGACCTTACGTTTTTTAAGGTTACTCTTAACAAAGATGTGTTCGTCATCTTCATTATTTACCGTTTTGGCTTTAAATTTTTCGTGTGCTCTTTTAACCGATGCATTAAACCTGTCCAGAGTAATAGGTTTATGTAAGTAATCGGTTACGTCGTAATCGAAAGCTTTTAATGCATACTCTGTCTTTCCGGTAACTAAAATTACCTGGGGAGGAGAGCTCAATGATTCTAACAGATCAAAACCATTAACAATAGGCATTTCAATATCTAAAAAGATTAAATCGACCTTCTCATTCTTCAAACCTGTTTTTGCTTCAATGGCATTGCCATATTCAGCAACTAAATGAAGTAGAGGGTGGTTTTTTATCAATTTAGAAACGGCAGCCCTTTGAATGGTAGAATCGTCTACAATTATACAGTTCATTCTCATAACTGAGATTTGGTTAAGTTGTTGGTTTTCAGTAAGCAATTTTAGTGAAAAAATACTACTCTTACAAGATATAATGCGTAAAATAGGGACTTTTACCCTTTTTGGGTGTTTTTGAGTGCTAAATATTTTGCCAGTGCATAATAAAGTGTTATTTTTGCACCCTTGAAATTTAATGTTAAATAAATTAAACTTATGAATCATTACGAAACTGTTTTCATTTTAAATCCCGTTTTATCTGAGACTCAGATAAAGGAGACAGTTAAGAAGTTCGAAGATTTCTTAATTTCTAAGGGAGCAAAAATGGTATCTAAAGAAGATTGGGGGCTTAAAAAACTGGCTTATCCAATTCAGCACAAAAAAAGTGGTTTTTACCATTTATTTGAGTTTACTGCACCGGGTGAAGCGATCGAACCTTTTGAATTAGAATTCAGAAGAGATGAGCGTATCATGCGTTTCTTAACTGTTAAGTTAGATAAGCATGCTGTTGCTTGGGCAGAGAAAAGAAGAAATAAACTTAATGCAAAAGCTTAGAGATTATGTCAAGTATTGAACAACAAGCTAAAGGAAAGAAAGATGGAGAAATCAGGTATTTAACTCCATTAAATATAGAAACTTCTAAGACAAAAAAATATTGTCGTTTTAAAAAGTCCGGTATAAAGTATATAGACTATAAAGATCCTGACTTTTTATTAAAGTTTGTAAACGAGCAAGGTAAGTTATTACCAAGAAGAATTACCGGAACGTCATTAAAGTACCAACGAAAAGTGGCTACTGCAGTTAAAAGAGCACGTCATTTAGCTTTAATGCCATACGTAACCGATTTATTAAAATAAAAAGGAGAGAGCATTATGGAACTTATATTAAAGAAAGACGTAGAGAACTTAGGTTTTAAGGACGATATCGTTACTGTAAAAAACGGTTACGGACGTAATTATTTAATACCTCAAGGATTTGCAGTTATTGCTACTCCTTCAGCAAAAAAGGTATTGGCAGAGGATCTTAAGCAAAGAGCATTCAAAGAGAAGAAGATTGTTGAGGATGCCCAGAAAATTGCAGAGGGAGTTAAGGCTCTTGAAATTAAGATTTCGGCTAAGGCAGGTACAGGTAACAAACTTTTTGGTTCTGTTACTAACGCCGACCTTGCGGAAGCTATCAATAAAGAAGGTTTTGATATTGAGAAGAAATTTGTCAGCATAACAGGAGGGAATGTAAAAGTTGCCGGGCCTTACAATGCGACAATCAGATTCCACAGAGAAGTGATTATTGATTTCCCTTTTGAGGTAGTTGCCGAAATAGCAAAAGCATAAACTGATTTTAGTTTTTTATACGATATCGAAAAGCCTGTGGAACTCCACAGGCTTTTCTTTTTCTTAGTTGGCTTTGTCTGCAATGATTCTTTTTTCCCTGTTGGCCAACTCCCATGCGGTATGAAAAACCAATTTAGCCCTGTTCGCTAACAGGTCGTAATTGATCTTGTCAGGGGTGTCGCCCGGACGATGATAATCATCATGAGTTCCGTTAAAATAAAAAATTACCGGAACATTGTTCTTTGCGAAATTATAATGGTCACTGCGATAGTAAAAACGGTTAGGGTCGTTTTCGTCGTTATATTTGTAATCTAGTTCAATATTACAGTATTTGTCGTTTGTAGCTTCTGATATTTTATGAAGCTCTGTGCTTAATTTGTCTGCACCGATTAAATAAATGTAATTTCTGTTTCCTTGCCTTTTAGGATCAATACGGCCGATCATATCAATGTTTAAATCAGCAACAGTATTTTCAAGCGGGAAAATAGGATGTGCCGTATAATAGGCAGAGCCAAATAACCCTTTTTCTTCACCCGTCACGTGTAAGAAAACAATCGATCTTTTAGGAGCGAACCCGTTCATCGAAGCTTTTTTAAATGCTTCGGCTATTTCCAACATAGCCACGGTACCGCTGCCATCATCATCGGCACCATTGTTAATTTCTCCATTGCCGGAAATTCCTATATGGTCTAAATGCGATGAAATTACGATATATTCGTTTGGCTTTTCACTCCCCCTTATTATACTGACAACATTCTCCGTATCTACATTTTTGTTGCTGGCTTTATAATTTAAAGATATTTTAGGGACTAAAGATCTGTTGGCTTCATTGCCGCTGTCTATGTTTGCAACAAGAATTTCCGCCATGTTCTTATCAATGATAATACTGACCGGCTCTTGTTTTTCAGATTTAAATCCCATTCCTCCGGCATTATTGGAATTTATATAATGATCGTACCGGCGTTTTACCCTTGAAAAATATGAGTCGTCGTAATACAGAATACCGATGGCCCCTTTGCTTTTGGCAATTTCAAACCTGCGGAGAAGGCTTTCCCTCCAATTCGACCAATCACTGGTTTTATCTGTTCCGCTGATGCTATATGTTCCGTCTTTATTGTGTGGTTCACCAGATTTTATCAGCACGAATTTACCCGAAATGTCGAGGTCTTTATAGTCAGAATAATTGTCGGTCTCAATGCCGTATCCGGCATAGACGATTTCGTGATCACCCGGGATGGGATCAGAAAAAGTAATAAGGTGTTTGCCTATAGGGTATTTAACATTATTGATGGTGATATCTCCCTTTGGAGCACCGGTAATCTGAAGTGGTACTTTTTGAAAGTAGTCGCCATCCGACTGAGCAGCGGGTATTCCCATGGTTACATATTGCTCTTTAAGGTACTGAACCGCTTTTTTTTGCCCTGGTTCTCCTGTTTCTCTTCCCTCAAACTCATCAGAAGCATAAATGTATAAATGTGTCTTAAGTTCTTCTTCAGTTATGGAAGATGCAAATTTTACAGGGGGGTCATCCGAACCGTCCTGTTGTACCGAGGCATTTTCATTTATCCCTTTCTGTGCCGTATTGCAAGAAACAGACAGGGCAATAGCCAGATATAAAACTCTTTTCATGTATGTACTTTTCTCAAATATATAGAAATAGGACATACGATTGTAGAGCTTTGATCAATATTTTGACTGGTCGTTTTTTACCCGTGTTTTCATTTTAATATAAAAGCGATCTTTCATTGTAATCTATTTCTTATTTTTACCTTCAAAATTTATCATTTTACTTCATAATGTATCACTTATTAAACCTGCCTCGTTTTATAGTTGTTTTAGTCATTTTTGTTACTTTAAATTCGTGCCAAAAAAATACAGAAGTAAGACCTGTTTTTGAAAACCGGTTATTGAAAATTGACTCGATATCATATGCGGATCCTAAAAAAGCAATAAAAGGTATAGATAGTTTAATTGCTGGCACTGAAGATATGAATATGGCAGAAAATGCCCTTGCTCTTTTTTATAAAGGAGAGGACTACTATAAAAACGACCAGTATTTTGATGCAATCCAGGTGCATAAAAGAACATACGAACTCTTTAACCAATTAGGCGATCAGTATAATAAAGGAAGGTGTTTGATTACATTAAGTGCTGCTCACATACATTTGAAAGATTATGAGATAGCACAGGAGTATGTTTTAGAAGCGCTGCATATAGCTCAACTGATTCAGAATACAAGGCTGGAGGCAAAAGCAAATAATCAATTGTTTCGCCTTCATTACATTCTTAAAGATTATAAAAAGGCTTTAGGGTACATTCAGAAATCTGACTCGTTATTTATAGGTTCTGTCGATACGACATCTGTTATTGCTGTTAAAGGAAATATAGCAACGATATATGTTCAGCTCAAAGATTATAATCGAGCATTAAAATATTTCTCTGAAGCTCTTGCTTTAAGTCAGAACTCTAAAGATGCCAGAACGGTGGTAAGCCTTCTGAATAATATCGGATATACATATATTGAAGCAGGTGATTATGAGAGTGCAGAAAAGTTTTTACGCGGGTCTGTAAAGCTTAATAAAAGTATTAATACCATAAACGCATCACCGTATAAGGGTTTGGGCAATTTATACCTGCTG of the Zhouia spongiae genome contains:
- a CDS encoding chalcone isomerase family protein, producing the protein MRKILVLCVAVLGVIGINAQTKVGDATLPNNITIKGSELKLNGAGVREKLWIDLYAGGLYLTGKSDNASQIIASEAAMCIKLHIVSGLVTQEKMIDAVTEGFENTTTGFASKNQIDKFISFFNEEIVKGNIFDIYARGGQVTAYKNGELLGTVEGQGFKEALFGIWLSEKPADKKLKKAMLN
- the priA gene encoding replication restart helicase PriA encodes the protein MCFFIDVILPIPIEKLFTYKVSEKEAAYLKQGMRVAVPFGKKKIYTALVFKVHNKVPELYEAKEIDQIIDSFPIVSETQLKHWFWLADYYMCTIGDVFRAAVPSAFLLESETIITRNNDFSLSESELKDDEWLVYEALQHQAVLSVGEVGAIIGRKNIFPVLKSLLDKQVLYLKEEVYEQYKPKLMKYVRLAAKYSEDGKLENLLNELNRAPKQKEVIMNLFVLEADLKKPVKVKDLERKARASSGVIKSLENKGVLEVYHLQVDRIQFEGKETESSKTLNEFQEKALDDIKEGFRSHDVVLLHGVTSSGKTEVYVKLIEETIAKGKQVLYLLPEIALTTQLIRRLQNYFGEKVSVYHSKYSVNERVEVWNHILTNNSKSQIVLGARSSVLLPFSELGLIIVDEEHETSFKQFDPAPRYHARDAAVVLAMMHGAKTLLGSATPGIESYYNARTGKYALVELNRRYGNVLMPDIELVDIKEKHRKKRMNGHFSDRLMKEIEETLSEGEQVILFQNRRGFSPIVECETCGHSPQCPNCDVSLTYHQYRQQLRCHYCGYHMAEQKSCLACGSTDLNTKGFGTEQIEVELKSLYPEAKIGRMDSDTTRGKYGYEKIINAFEGQEIDILVGTQMLTKGLDFRNVTLVGIMNADNLLNHPDFRAHERSFQLIQQVAGRAGRTKKRGKVIVQTYNPYHQVLQQASMHKYTDMFSDQINERQQYKYPPFYRLIKLTFKNKDYQKLQEAASWFGNSLKNSFGSNVLGPEQPPIGRIRNEYILNVLVKIPPKRSIKEIKVTIQRIKKSFEAIAQYKGVKVVLNVDNY
- a CDS encoding LytR/AlgR family response regulator transcription factor; this translates as MRMNCIIVDDSTIQRAAVSKLIKNHPLLHLVAEYGNAIEAKTGLKNEKVDLIFLDIEMPIVNGFDLLESLSSPPQVILVTGKTEYALKAFDYDVTDYLHKPITLDRFNASVKRAHEKFKAKTVNNEDDEHIFVKSNLKKRKVFLNEIHWVEALGDYIKLVTDDANIVILSTMKAFEKQLPNDRFLRIHKSYIVNLEKVEKFNSKVVEVNGKQIPLSRNKKQELSEALNN
- the rpsF gene encoding 30S ribosomal protein S6, producing MNHYETVFILNPVLSETQIKETVKKFEDFLISKGAKMVSKEDWGLKKLAYPIQHKKSGFYHLFEFTAPGEAIEPFELEFRRDERIMRFLTVKLDKHAVAWAEKRRNKLNAKA
- the rpsR gene encoding 30S ribosomal protein S18 — its product is MMSSIEQQAKGKKDGEIRYLTPLNIETSKTKKYCRFKKSGIKYIDYKDPDFLLKFVNEQGKLLPRRITGTSLKYQRKVATAVKRARHLALMPYVTDLLK
- the rplI gene encoding 50S ribosomal protein L9, which gives rise to MELILKKDVENLGFKDDIVTVKNGYGRNYLIPQGFAVIATPSAKKVLAEDLKQRAFKEKKIVEDAQKIAEGVKALEIKISAKAGTGNKLFGSVTNADLAEAINKEGFDIEKKFVSITGGNVKVAGPYNATIRFHREVIIDFPFEVVAEIAKA
- a CDS encoding M28 family peptidase encodes the protein MKRVLYLAIALSVSCNTAQKGINENASVQQDGSDDPPVKFASSITEEELKTHLYIYASDEFEGRETGEPGQKKAVQYLKEQYVTMGIPAAQSDGDYFQKVPLQITGAPKGDITINNVKYPIGKHLITFSDPIPGDHEIVYAGYGIETDNYSDYKDLDISGKFVLIKSGEPHNKDGTYSISGTDKTSDWSNWRESLLRRFEIAKSKGAIGILYYDDSYFSRVKRRYDHYINSNNAGGMGFKSEKQEPVSIIIDKNMAEILVANIDSGNEANRSLVPKISLNYKASNKNVDTENVVSIIRGSEKPNEYIVISSHLDHIGISGNGEINNGADDDGSGTVAMLEIAEAFKKASMNGFAPKRSIVFLHVTGEEKGLFGSAYYTAHPIFPLENTVADLNIDMIGRIDPKRQGNRNYIYLIGADKLSTELHKISEATNDKYCNIELDYKYNDENDPNRFYYRSDHYNFAKNNVPVIFYFNGTHDDYHRPGDTPDKINYDLLANRAKLVFHTAWELANREKRIIADKAN